In a genomic window of Quercus lobata isolate SW786 chromosome 4, ValleyOak3.0 Primary Assembly, whole genome shotgun sequence:
- the LOC115987620 gene encoding GPN-loop GTPase QQT2-like: MEIDSDSNNLNVKSSEEGAAMQMDSSDSSAAQAKGKEKEELVETMDKLNIEGSSFGQAGTSSTNFKRKPIIIIVVGMAGSGKTTFLHRLVCHTQASNIRGYVMNLDPAVMTLPFGANIDIRDTVKYKEVMKQYNLGPNGGILTSLNLFATKFDEVISVIEKRADQLDYVLVDTPGQIEIFTWSASGAIITEAFASTFPTVVTYVVDTPRSSSPVTFMSNMLYACSILYKTRLPFVLAFNKTDVAQHQFALEWMDDFEAFHAAVSSDSSYTSTLTQSLALVLDEFYKNLRSVGVSAVSGAGIDAFFKAIEASAEEYMETYKADLDKRWAEKQRLEEDRRKENLDKLRKDMEKSGGETVVLSTGLKDKGDRSKTMMDKEDEEIEDEDDDDYERFTDDEDAIDEDEDEDEEVSRFSF, translated from the exons ATGGAGATTGATTCTGATTCCAACAATTTGAATGTCAAGTCATCGGAGGAAGGTGCGGCAATGCAAATGGATTCTTCTGACTCGTCAGCCGCTCAA GCAAAGGGTAAAGAAAAAGAGGAGCTTGTTGAGACAATGGATAAACTAAATATTGAGGGATCATCATTTGGGCAGGCTGGGACTTCGTCAACCAACTTCAAGAGAAAACCAATTATCATCATTGTTGTAGGGATGGCAG GGAGTGGAAAAACAACGTTTCTTCATCGGCTGGTTTGCCACACCCAGGCTTCGAATATTAGGGGTTATGTGATGAACCTTGACCCTGCAGTGATGACGCTTCCATTTGGCGCTAACATTGATATAAGAGACACTGTGAAGTATAAGGAAGTGATGAAGCAGTACAATCTAGGACCTAATGGTGGAATTTTGACATCGCTTAACTTGTTTgctacaaagtttgatgag GTTATTTCTGTTATCGAGAAGCGAGCAGATCAGCTTGATTATGTTCTTGTGGATACTCCTGGACAAATTGAAATATTTACTTGGTCTGCTTCTGGTGCTATTATTACAGAAGCTTTTGCTTCAACCTTCCCTACTGTTGTCACTTATGTAGTCGATACGCCTCGTTCCTCAAGTCCAGTTACTTTCATGAGTAATATGTTATATGCTTGTAGTATACTTTACAAGACAAGGTTGCCTTTTGTGCTGGCATTCAACAAgactgatgtggctcaacatCAATTTGCCTTGGAG TGGATGGATGACTTTGAGGCCTTTCACGCAGCAGTAAGTTCAGACAGTTCATACACATCAACTCTAACTCAGAGCCTTGCCCTTGTGCTGGATGAGTTCTACAAGAATTTACGGTCAGTTGGTGTGTCTGCTGTTTCTGGTGCTGGAATAGATGCCTTCTTTAAGGCCATTGAAGCAAGTGCTGAGGAGTACATGGAAACATATAA GGCTGATCTTGACAAGAGATGGGCAGAGAAGCAACGTTTGGAGGAAGATCGCAGGAAGGAGAACTTGGATAAATTGAGGAAGGATATGGAGAAATCTGGGGGTGAAACTGTTGTCTTGAGCACTGGTCTGAAGGACAAAGGAGATAGGAGTAAAACCATGATGgataaggaagatgaagaaatagaagatgaagatgatgatgattatgagAGATTTACCGATGATGAAGATGCTATAGATGAGGATGAGGACGAAGATGAAGAAGTTTCCAGATTCTCCTTTTAG